GAGTATCAGCTCTTGAAGGCCGAGGACGGCACCAAGGATCAGAGCTATTTCCTCTACCGCTTGAACCAGCAGCAGCTGGCCAAGACCCTGTTTCCGCTGGGCGGCCTCTACAAGCGCGAAGTGCGCGAGATCGCGCGCCAGGCGGGGCTGGCCAACTACGCCAAGAGGGATTCCACCGGCATCTGCTTCATCGGCGAGCGGCGCTTCCGCGAATTCCTCGCCCGCTATCTGCCCAAGCAACCGGGCGAGATTCGCCGTCTCGACGACGATCGCCTCATTGGTGAGCACCAAGGGGTCGCGTATTACACGCTCGGCCAACGAGAGGGACTGGGTATCGGCGGGATCAAGGATGCGATCGATGCGCCGTGGTTCGTCGCCGCGAAGGACAACGAGAAGAACATCCTCTATGTCGTGCAGGGACACGACCATCCGGCGCTCTACCGCAACCGCCTGATTGCCGGCGAGCTGTCCTGGGTATCCGGACGCGCGCCGCACACCCACTGGGTGTATACGGCAAAGACGCGCTACCGGATGCCCGATGCGGCCTGCGAAGTCGAGCGCGTCGATGCCGAACGTTGCGAGGTCGTGTTCGCCGCGCCGCAGTGGGCGGTCACGCCCGGCCAATCGGTGGTGATCTACGAATCGAACGTCTGCCTGGGTGGCGGGATCATCCTTTAGGCGCAGTCTCGGCAAACGACGGCCGTTGCATCAGCTTGTCGTAGTGCTTCGCCAGATTGGGGTATTGGCTGCGCCAGTCGAGCTCGGGAAAGCGCAGCAGCAGATAGCCGAGCAGGCTGCCCAGCGCGACGTCGGCGAGCGTAATGCTCGTGCCATGACACCAGGCTTGTTCACCCAGATCGCGCGCGCAGGCGGCCAGAGCGAAATCGATGACCTTGCGCTGACGCTCGATCCATTCCTGGCTGCGTTGATTTTCCGGACGACGGTTTTCCATCACCACGGCGACGGCGGCATCGAGCGTGCCATCGCACAAGGCCTCCCAGCGGCGGATCAGCGTGCGTTCGCGCCCGGGTGGTGGCAGCAGGCGGTTGTTCGGTGCGAGATTGTCGAGATATTCGACGATCACGCGCGAATCGAACAGGCTACTGCCATCGTCGAGCAGCAGCACCGGGATGCGGCACAGCGGATTGTGCGGGGCCAGCCCGCTGCCATCGGGCCCGCCATTGTCGATGACGAACTCGCAGTCGATCTTCTTTTCGGCGAGCACGATGCGCGTCTTGCGGACATATGGGCTGGTGAGCGATCCAAGCAGTTTCATGAAGTGAATCCGACGATGCGATGCGGCGAATCGTATCATCCCACGTGCCGTTTCACACCATCGGCAAAGCTATGCGCTGATAAAATCATGCAATCGACCCTTGCCCGCCCCCATCGCCTTTCCCCTACGATGCCAAATGAATCCGATCGACGCCAATGATGTCCGCTCTTTTGCGCAGCTTGCCCTGACGGCGCTTTCCCCGCTCGATGGCCGTTATGCCGCCAAGGTCGAGCCGCTGCGCGCGCATTTCTCCGAATACGGCCTGATCAAGAACCGCATCCGGGTCGAAATCGAATGGCTCAAGGCGCTTGCCGCCAACCCGGCGATCGAGGAAGTGCCGCCCTTTTCCGCAGCCACGCTCGCCGAGCTCGATCTGGTCGTCTCCGGCTTCGCGGTGGCCGATGCCGAGGCGGTGAAGAAAATCGAGGCCGTGACCAACCACGACGTCAAGGCGGTCGAATACTGGCTCAAAGAGCGCTTCCGCGACAACGCGGAAGTGATGAAGGTCGCGGAGTTCATCCACTTCGGCTGTACCTCGGAGGACATCAACAACACCTCGCACGCGCTGATGCTCAACGATGCGCGCCGCGCCATCCTGCTACCCGGACTCGACCGCGTGATCGAGAAATTCCGTCAGCTTGCGCACGATTTGGCCGAACTGCCGATGCTCTCGCGTACCCACGGTCAGCCGGCTTCCCCGACCACGCTCGGCAAGGAGATGGCCAACATCGCCGCGCGGCTGATGCGTGCGCGAGAACGGATCGCCAGCGTGCGGATGATGGCCAAATTCAACGGTGCGGTCGGCAACTACAACGCCCATCTGGCCGCCTATCCTCACCTCGACTGGGAAGCGATCGCACGCGATTTCATCGCCTCGCTCGGCCTCGAATTCAACCCTTACACGATCCAGATCGAGCCGCACGATGCGATGGCGGAACTCTTCGACGCGATCGCGCGGTGCAACACGATCCTGATCGACGCCGACCGCGACATCTGGCAATACATCTCGCTCGGTTACTTCAAGCAGAAGACCAAGGCGGGCGAAGTCGGCTCCTCGACGATGCCGCACAAGGTGAATCCGATCGACTTCGAGAACTCCGAAGGCAACCTGGGGCTGGCGAACGCGATCCTGCGCCATCTTGCCGAGAAGCTACCGATCTCGCGGCTGCAGCGCGATCTCACCGATTCCACCGTGCTGCGCAACATGGGGGTGGCCTTCGGTCATGTCGTGCTCGCATACGATTCGACGCTGCGTGGTTTGGCCAAGCTCGAAGCCAATCCGCAGCGCCTCGAGGAAGATCTCGATGCCTGCTGGGAAGTGCTAGCGGAAGCCGTGCAGACGGTGATGCGCCGCTATGGCGTGCCCAATCCCTATGAGCAGCTCAAAGAGCTGACGCGCGGCAAGGGCATCGAGCCGGAGGCGCTGCGCCGCTTCATCGACGGGCTGGCGATCCCCGATGCCGAGAAAGCGCGGCTCGAGATGATGACACCGGCGAGCTACCTCGGCCTGGCCGCCGCGTTGGCGAAGAGGATCTGAATGGCTTTTGCCGACAATCTGAAACAGCTGCCGAAAGTTTCGCATTTGGCGGCGTTGCAGCTTTTCGACCGGCAAGGCAACCTCGTCGCCACGATCGAGAACAAGCCGGGTCAGAGCGGATCGCTGGCGGTGTATAACCATCTGGCGCAGCTTTTTGGCGCGATCACCCCGGAAGCGGCGAAGAAGGGGCTGGAGCTCTACGCCGAGCATGCCGAGGAGGCGCGCGCTCATCCCGGCAAGCATCCGAACATCGACCGCTTGTTGACCTTGGTCACCGAGGGAGGTCTGCTGCGTGTGAAGCAGGTTTTCGCCACCGGCGAATGACATACAATGAGTTCGCCATTCATTAACCACCCCAGGAGATCGACATGAAAATGAAAACACTCGTCACCGGCATGGCGCTTGCCGCCATCGCCGCTTCCGCCACCGCCCAGGTCGTCGGCAAGATGGAAGACCAGATCCGCTGGCGCCAGTCGGCCTATCACACGATGGCCTGGAGCATGGCGCGCATCAAGGCCAATCTCGAAGGCACTTTCAACAAGGAGCAGGTCGTCGAAGCGGCGAACGTCATTCAGGCGATCGCCAATTCGAAGATGGGCGCGCTCTACCAGCCGGGTTCCGACAAGGGCAAAGGCTGGAAGGAAACACGTCTGAAATCCGAATTCTTCGGTAGCCCCGAGCTCGGCAAGATCGCCCAGAACTTCGGCCAGCAGGCCAACGAGATGGCCAAGGTCGCCGCCACCGGCGATGCCGCGGCGATCAAGGCCCAGTTCGGCAAGCTGGGCGAAGCTTGCAAGGCTTGCCATGACAAGTTCCGCAAAGAGGAGTAAGCCTCTTTGTGGAACTGGCGGCGTAGGCCAACTTCGCGGCGCGAAATCAAGGCGCGGCAGCGCCGGCCGAAGCCACGAGTTCAGAAAGGAAGAAGACTGAGAGGACGTGATTTCCTCGCCCAGCGGCCGCCTTCGGGCGGCCGTTGTCGTTTGTGCCGTCCCGAAGCCGCCGAGTTTCAGAAATCGGGGGCGGCCTGCCCAGCCGGTGGCGTGGCTGGCATCGGTAGCCAAACGCCGGAAGCGGCCCAGACCACGGCCAACGCGATCAGCACCGCGACGAGGAAAACGATGGGGCCGCCGCCCCTTGCCGATTCGCCGGATTGACCCTCGGCCCAGCCGGTGAGCATGGGTTTGACGAGGTTCTGCTGTTTTACACGCGCGTAGAAGGCGATTGCGCCGACATGCAGCGTGACGAGCAGCAGCAGCCCTTTTTCGAGTAGTTGATGGATGCCTGTGAGGCGTGTGGATAGCGCGCTGCCGACGAGGGGGTAGAGATAGCCTTCGAACGCGATGTCATCGTTGGCAAACAGGCCGGTGCCTGCCTGCAAGGCAAGACAACCGAGCAGGGCGAGCACGGAAAGCGCGCCCAACGGGTTATGGCCGAGCCCCTGCCACTTTCCCGCGAGATAGGCGCGGATCGCCGCCGGCCCACGCACGAAGGTGGCAAAGCGTGCATAGGTCGAGCCGACAAAGCCCCAGACGATGCGAAACGTGATGAGTCCAAGGATGGCGAGCCCCAGGCGGCCGTGCCAGACCATCAAATTGCCGCCGATCTTCACCGTGACGAAGGCAGCGACGACGCAGATCACCAGCAGCCAGTGGAACAGCCGTGTCGGCAGATCCCAGACATATGTTCTCATTGCGCGTTATACGCAGGCGCCATCTTCGGTCATCCCCGCCGGCTTTTCCTTCTTCGGCTTGACGAACTGCTCGCGGGTCACGCCAAGCCACATCACCAAGGGGCTGGCGACCAATACCGAGGAGTAGATGCCGAACAGGATGCCGATGGTCAGCGCCAGCGCGAAATAATGCAGCGCCGGGCCGCCGAAGATCAGCATCGAGGTGACCATCATCTGCGTCGAGCCGTGGGTGATGATGGTGCGCGAGATCGTGCTGGTGATCGCGTGGTTGATCACCTCGGGCGTCGTCATGCCGCGCTTTTTCTTGAAGGTCTCGCGCACGCGGTCGAAGACGACCACCGATTCGTTCACCGAATAGCCGAGCACGGCGAGCACCGCGGCCAGCACCGGCAATGAGAATTCCCACTGGAAGAAGGCGAAGAAGCCGAGGATGATCACCACGTCGTGCAGGTTGGCGATGATCGCCGAGACGGCGAAACGCCACTCGAAGCGGAACGCAAGATAGACGACGATGCCGATCACGACCAGCATCAGCGCCATCGCGCCGTCCTCGGCGAGCTCCTTGCCGACCTGCGGGCCGACGAATTCGACGCGTTTGATGGTCGGCTCGCCGCCGACCGCCTGCAGACTGGCATGCACGCGTTCGCTGACCTTGGCGGTTTCTTCGCCGGCCTTGAGCGGCACGCGGATCAGCACGTCGCGCGCGGAACCGAAGTTGATCACCTGCGGGTCGCCGAAGCCGTCGACTTCGAGCTGCTTACGAATCTTGTCGAGGTCGGGGGGCTGCGCATAGCCGACCTCGACCAGCGTGCCGCCAGTGAATTCGATCGACAGATGCAGCCCCTTGGTGGCGAGGAAGAACACCGCCAGCACGAAGGTGATCATTGAAATGATGTTGAACACCAGCGCGTGGCGCATGAAGGGGATGTCTTTCTTGATGCGGAAGAATTCCATGCGCGTTTCCCCTTACTTGGTTTCGATGCCCGGTTGCCAGACCTGGCCGATGCTGATGGAATCGAGCTTCCTGCGCCCGCCGTAGATCCAGTTCACCAGCGCGCGCGAGACCACCACCGAGCTGAAGATCGAGGTCAAGATGCCCAGACAATGCACGACGGCAAAACCGCGCACCGGGCCGGAGCCGAAGATCAAGAGCGCGACGCCGGCGATCAAGGTGGTGATGTTGGAATCGAGAATCGTGCCCCAGGCACGCTCATAACCGGCGGCGATCGCCGCATGCGGCGTGACGCCATTCCTGAGTTCCTCACGGATGCGCTCGTTGATCAGCACGTTGGCATCGATGGCCATGCCGAGCGTGAGCGCCACCGCGGCGATGCCGGGCAGCGTCAGCGTCGCCTGCAGGAGCGAGAGCAGGGCGACCAGGAACAGCAGGTTGGCGGTCAGCGCGATCACCGAGACCAGGCCGAGCAGGTGGTAGTAGGCGATCATGAATGCGGCGATGGCCAAAAAGCCCCACAGCGTCGAGTGCATGCCCTTGGCGATGTTGTCGGCGCCCAGGGAGGGGCCGATCGTGCGCTCCTCGATGATCTCCATCGGCGCGGCGAGTGACCCGGCACGCAGCAGCAGCGCGACATCGCTCGCCTCGGTCGTCGTCATGCGACCGGAAATCTGCACGCGACCGCCGCCGATCTCCGACCGGATCACCGGCGCAGTGACCACTTCGCCCTTGCCTTTTTCGATCAACAGGATGGCCATGCGCTTGCCGACGTTCTCGCGCGTGACGTCTTTGAAGATGCGCGCGCCGGCGGCGTCGAGGGTGAGGTGCACGGCCGGTTCGTGGGTCTGGGAATCGAAGCCGGCCTGGGCATCGGTGAGTCGATCTCCGGTGAGCACGACCTGCTTTTTGACCAGCAGCCCGCGGCCGCCGCGTTCGATGTAGTAATCGGTGCCGGCCGGTGGCTGGCCCTTTGCAGCCAGTTCCATGATCGCCGGGTTGGCGCTGGCTTCGTCGTCCACCATGCGGATTTCCAGGGTCGCGGTGCGGCCGAGGATGTCCTTCGCCTTCGCGGTGTCCTGCACGCCTGGCAGCTGGACGACGATGCGGTCCGCGCCCTGCTGCTGGATCACCGGTTCGGCCACGCCCAGCTCGTTGATGCGGTTGGAAAGCGTGGTGATGTTCTGCTTGATCGCGAATTCCTGGATGCGTTTCTGCGCCGCAGGCTTCAGGCTTGCCACCAGCTTGAAGTCGGCGCCATCCTGCGCGTCGATGATGTCGAGATCGGGTTGGTTGTCGGCGATCACTGCGCGCGCCTTGTCGCGCGTCTCGGCATCGCGGAAGCGGATCACCAGTTGATTGCCCTCGCGCGCGATGCCGCCGTGACGGATGGACTTGTCGCGCAGCAGCGTGCGCAAATCGGCGCCGAGCGAGTCGAGCCGCTTGGTGATGGCCCCCTTCATGTCCACCTGCAGCAGGAAATGCACACCGCCGCGCAGATCGAGGCCCAGATACATCGGCAGCGCATGGATCGCGGTCAGCCAGTCTGGCGAGGCCGACAGCAGGTTCAAAGCGACGCTGTAGGAGCTATCGGCAGGATCGGGATTGAGCGTCTTCTCGAGCGCATCCTTGGCCTTGAGCTGCGTTTCGGTATCCTTGAGACGCACGCGGATGCTGTGTGGGTCGGCGAACACCCCGGTCGGCTGGATGCCGGCTGCCGCAAGGATTTCCTCGATGCGGCCCTGCAGTTTCTGATCGACCTTGATCGTCGCCTTGACGCTGGAAACCTGCACGGCCGGCACTTCGCCATAGAAGTTCGGCAGCGTGTAGAGCAGGCCGAACAGCAACGCGATGACGACCAGCGCGTTCTTCCAGAGCGGGTATCTGTTCATCAGAGTGACTTCAGCGTGCCTTTCGGCAGCAGGGCCGCAACCGCTTGCTTCTGGATCTGCACTTCGACCGGGGCATCCTTCAACGAGGCGACCTCGATGGCGACGTAGTTTTCACCGACCTTGGTGATCTTGCCGACGATGCCGCCCTGGGTCACCACTTCGTCGCCCTTGGCGAGCTCGCTGATCAGCTTCTGGTGTTCCTTGGCCTTCTTCATTTGCGGCCGGATCATCAGGAACCACAGCACGATGAACATCAGGATGATCGGGGCCAGCCCCATCAGGCCGCCGGTCGGGTCCTGGGCAGCGCCTTGCGCGGCCTGAGCATGAGCATTGGAAATCAGCATGTTTGAATCACTCCTTTGAAATGAGGGGGATTATACGCATCCGCTGCTGCGCTCTTGGTTGAAACGGCGGGCAAAGCTCGCCAAGCTGCCGGTGGCGATCGCCTCGCCCAGCTCGCGCATCAAGGTCTGGTAGTAATGGAGGTTGTGGATCGTGTTGAGGCGCGCGCCGAGAATCTCATGACAACGATGCAGATGGTGCAGATAAGCGCGAGTGAAATGGCGGCAGCAGTAGCACTCGCAGGTCTCATCGAGCGGCCGCGTATCGTTCTTGTAGCGCGCATTCTTGATGCGGATGTCGCCGAAACGCGTAAACAGATGGCCATTTCTGGCATTGCGGGTCGGCAGCACGCAGTCGAACATGTCGATGCCCTGACCGACGGCAAAGACGATGTCTTCGGGTGTGCCCACGCCCATCAAATAGCGTGGTTTGTCCACCGGCAGGCGCGGTGCGGTGTGGGCCAGTATCCGCGCGAAATCCTCCTTCGGCTCGCCGACCGACAGACCGCCGATCGCCATGCCATCGAAGCCGATCTCCAGCAGACTGGCGAGCGATTCGTCCCGCAGGCTCTCGAACATCCCGCCCTGGACGATGCCGAACAGGGCATTGGCGTTGCCGAGCCGGTCGTGCTCGGCACGCGAACGGCGCGCCCAGCGCAAGCTGAGGCGCATCGACTCCGCGGCCTGCTTCATGTCGGCCGGGTAGGGCGTGCATTCGTCGAAGATCATCACGATGTCGGAATTCAGCACGTGCTGGATCTGCATCGAATCCTCGGGGCGCATGAAGAGACGGCTGCCGTCGATCGGCGAGGCGAACTTGACCCCTTCCTCGGCAATCTTGCGCAATTCGCCCAAGGAGAACACCTGAAAGCCGCCCGAGTCGGTCAAGATCGGGCGTTCCCAGCCCATGAAGCGGTGCAACCCCCGATGCGCGCGGATCACCTCGAGCCCGGGCCGCAGCCAGAGGTGGAAGGTATTGCCCAGAACGATCTGCGCGCCGAGCTCGACGAGCTCGTGGGGCGCCATCGCCTTCACGCTGCCATAAGTGCCGACCGGCATGAACACCGGCGTTTCCACGCTGCCGTGGGCGAGCTTCAGGCGGCCGCGGCGGGCGAGGCCGTCGGTGGCGAGCAGCTCAAACTTCATCGTGACGGTCGATCAGCATGGCATCGCCATAACTGAAGAAACGGTAGCGATGGGCCATCGCGTGACGGTAGGCGGCGCGGATGGCCGCCATGCCGCCGAAGGCGGAAACGAGCATCAAAAGCGTCGATTTCGGCAGGTGGAAATTGGTGATCAAGCGGTCGACGACACGGAAGCGGAAGCCCGGCGTGATGAACAATGCCGTCTCTGCCTCGCCGACTTTCAGCCGGCCTGTTTCATCGGCCGCGGCTTCGAGGCTGCGCAAGCTGGTGGTGCCGACCGCGACGATGCGCCCGCCGCGGGCTTGGGTCGCGGCGATCGCTTGTGCGGTCTCGGCCGGCACGTGGTAGCGCTCGCGGTGCATCTCGTGGTCGGCGATGTTTTGGACGCGCACCGGCTGAAATGTGCCGGCGCCGACATGCAAGGTCACGTGGGCGATGCCGATGCCGCGCGCTTGCAGGCGAGCAAGGAGCGGTTCGTCGAAATGCAATCCGGCGGTCGGCGCGGCGACCGAGCCATGTGTGCGGGCATAGATGGTTTGATAGCGCTCTTCGTCCGGAGCGTCCGCCGCCCGCACGATATAGGGCGGCAGTGGCAAGCGGCCATGCCGCTCGATCAGCGCGATCGCCTCGCCCGGAAAACGCAACCGGTAGAACTCGCCATCGCGGCCGAGCACCTCGACATCGAAAGCATCTTCGATGCGAAGCCGGCTGCCTGCCCTGGGCGGCTTGCTGGCGCGCAGCTGCGCGAGTGCTTCGTCTTCGCCGAGGATGCGCTCGATCAGCACTTCGACCCGACCGCCCGTCGCCTTTTGCCCGAGCAGGCGGGCGTGCAGCACCTTGGAGTCGTTCATCACCAACAGATCACCTGGCGAAAGCAGCTCCGGCAGCTCGCGAAAAACCCGATCCTCGAGTCGCCCGCCACGCAGCACCAGCAGCCGGCTCGCGCTGCGCTCGGGTAAAGGCGCCTGGGCGATCAGTTCTGGCGGCAGCGGGTAGTCGAAATCGTCGAGGGTGAGGGGCATCGGTTGCGGGAAGCCGGGCTTTTGCGGATAATGCGCGCACTTCGAGTGGCGGCGCAGCATTCTACGTTGTGCGGCTTGGAATGGCCGAGATGGCGGAATTGGTAGACGCAGCGGACTCACAACAGGCGAAGCTGGTTGCGGCGTAGGCTCACGTGAGCGAAGCGAACGTTAAGCTCGGCGAAAGCCGAGCGGCCGAAGCCAAAGCAGAAGCTTCGGCGTAGGCTCACGTGAGCGAAGCGAACGTTAAGCTCGGCGAAAGCCGAGCGGCCGAAGCCAAAGCAGAAGCTTCGGCGTAGGCTCACGTGAGCGAAGCGAACGTTAAGCTCGGCGAAAGCCGAGCGGCCGAAGCCAAAATCCGCGGCGGATTTTGAACAGGTAAAATCGAAGCCCATCTTTAGCCGAGATGGCGGAATTGGTAGACGCAGCGGACTCAAAATCCGCCGCCGCAAGGCATGAGGGTTCGAGTCCCTCTCTCGGCACCAGTAAAATCAATCAGTTACGAAAAGCCCGCCAGAACGGCCGGGCTTTTTTTGGCTATTTGTGGCCATCTTTCACGCCCGAGGTTAAGCCCCCCTCTCGGGAAGGGAGACTTTGTGCGCGGCTTCGCCGCGAGGGTTGGCTGCCGTCGAGTAAACTTGAGTTGGCGCACTTATTGTTTTGTGTTTCGCGCTACAAGTCCGGACAGTTTATTTGCTTGCTACAAATAATGCTTTTCAAGGGAAAAAGCTTTAGGTAAGCTGGCGCAGTTTTCCACCCGCACATCCACCCACGCTAACGAGGAGCATGCCCATGAACAAATCCGAGTTGATCGAAGCCACCGCGAAAGCTGCCGACATTTCCAAGGCTGCCGCCGACCGCGCTCTGTCCGCCGCCATCGACGCCGTCGTCAAGGCGGTCGCCAAGGGAGAGACCGTCACTCTCGTGGGATTCGGCTCCTTCAAGCCGGCCAAGCGCGCCGCGCGCACCGGCAAGAACCCGAAGACGGGCGCTTTGCTGAAGATTCCCGCCACCACGGTGCCGAAATTCACTGCGGGTGCGAGCTTCAAAGCGGCCGTGGCCGGCAAGAAGGCCGCGAAGAAGAAATAAGCCCGCCAGGTTTCTCGACAAAAAGGCCAGCCCGCGGGCTGGCCTTTTTGCTGCTGCGCCCCGTTTGGGGCGCAGCGACCGATGCGAAGGCTTACTTCTTCTCTTCGGTGGGCTTGGCGGCATCTGCCGGAGCAGCGCCTTCGGCGGGCTTGGCGGCTTCGGCCGGAGCAGCAGCCGGAGCAGCGCCTTCGGCGGGCTTGGCGGCGTCGGCCGGAGCAGCAGCCGGGGCAGCGCCTTCGGCGGGCTTGGCAGCCTCAGCCGGAGCGGGAGCAGCCGCCGGAGCGGGCGCAGCGGCGGGTGCAGGCGGCGCTTCCTTCTTGCCGCAAGCGGCCAAGGACAGGGCGCTGAGCAGGGAAATGAGGAGGAGAGATTTTTTCATGGTGGCTTCCTTTAGCTTGATGAGGTGAGGGGTTACAAACTTTGAACTTCGAAGAGCTTTGGAATTCGCTGTTCGCATGAGTCAACTCTCCAGGGAAGGAGAAAGTTGACAGGGCGCTATTCTAGCCACTTTCGGGCCCAGTCCAATGCTGCGGCCAAGTGACGCTGCGCGGCTTCCGAGCAGGGCGCGCCCAAGATGAAGCTTTCGCCGCGAATCTCCAGCAGAAAGCAGGGCGGAGGCGGTGCATCGTAAAAATTTTCATAGATGCGTAACAGACCATGTGGATCGAGGGCATGCGTGAAGCCTGGCGCCGCGGCCGAAGCCGAGATCGGGCCGCGGACGGCGTACGGCACCGTGGCCGTGATGCTGGCATCGACGAACAGCACGCGCTGCCGACCGGCAAGATCGAGCGCATGCTCGATCTGCAGCTGATAGTCGCTCAGGCATTCGACATCGGGAAGGCCCAGCGCTGAAAGCTCGTCGATGAAGCGGGGACCGAGCGCATCGTCGCCGCGCGAAGGATTGCCCCAACCGAAGATCAGGATGGGCGCAGTCAATGGCGCAGAAAACGACCTTGCGAGTCGCGCAGCGCCCGATCGCATGCCGTGCCGTCAGCGCCGAAAACTTCCACTTCGAGGGGCATGCGGCCCAGCGCGTGGGTCGCGCAGGACAGGCAGGGATCGAAGGCGCGGATCGCGACTTCGATGTGATTGAGCAGCGCTTCGGTAATCTGTTGGCCGTCGAGATACTGGTGGGCGACGGCAAGGATCGCCTCGTTCATCGCCTGGTTGTTGTGGGTGGTCGAGACGATCAGGTTGGCGCGGATCACCAGGTCGTTTTCATCTACGCGGTAGTGGTGGATCAATGTTCCGCGCGGCGCCTCGATCACGCCGACGCCGCGCTCCTGCCGCTGGCCGGTGGCCAACAACTCCCTGCCGCGGATGTCGTCGTCGTGGAGCAGTTCCTTGATCGTCTCGGCGGCATGGAGCATCTCGATCATCCGTGCCCAGTGATAGCCGAGTGTCGCGCCGACAGCCTGGCCGTCGTCGAAGGCGAGGAATTCCTTGCGTTCGTGGTCGGCCAGCGGGGTCGGGATGAAATCGCACAGCGCAACGCGCGCCAGCGGCCCGACGCGATACCAGCCGTGCTCGGCATCGCCCAGGATTTTGAGGAACGGGAATTTCA
This genomic interval from Sulfuricystis multivorans contains the following:
- the mnmA gene encoding tRNA 2-thiouridine(34) synthase MnmA is translated as MAKVIVGMSGGVDSSVAALLLKRQGFDVVGLFMKNWEDDDTEDYCSSRQDLIDATAAADVIGLELEAVNFAAEYRERVFANFLAEYRAGRTPNPDVLCNSEIKFKAFLDHALKLGADYIATGHYAQVREFLGEYQLLKAEDGTKDQSYFLYRLNQQQLAKTLFPLGGLYKREVREIARQAGLANYAKRDSTGICFIGERRFREFLARYLPKQPGEIRRLDDDRLIGEHQGVAYYTLGQREGLGIGGIKDAIDAPWFVAAKDNEKNILYVVQGHDHPALYRNRLIAGELSWVSGRAPHTHWVYTAKTRYRMPDAACEVERVDAERCEVVFAAPQWAVTPGQSVVIYESNVCLGGGIIL
- a CDS encoding glutathione S-transferase N-terminal domain-containing protein, whose protein sequence is MKLLGSLTSPYVRKTRIVLAEKKIDCEFVIDNGGPDGSGLAPHNPLCRIPVLLLDDGSSLFDSRVIVEYLDNLAPNNRLLPPPGRERTLIRRWEALCDGTLDAAVAVVMENRRPENQRSQEWIERQRKVIDFALAACARDLGEQAWCHGTSITLADVALGSLLGYLLLRFPELDWRSQYPNLAKHYDKLMQRPSFAETAPKG
- the purB gene encoding adenylosuccinate lyase, with protein sequence MNPIDANDVRSFAQLALTALSPLDGRYAAKVEPLRAHFSEYGLIKNRIRVEIEWLKALAANPAIEEVPPFSAATLAELDLVVSGFAVADAEAVKKIEAVTNHDVKAVEYWLKERFRDNAEVMKVAEFIHFGCTSEDINNTSHALMLNDARRAILLPGLDRVIEKFRQLAHDLAELPMLSRTHGQPASPTTLGKEMANIAARLMRARERIASVRMMAKFNGAVGNYNAHLAAYPHLDWEAIARDFIASLGLEFNPYTIQIEPHDAMAELFDAIARCNTILIDADRDIWQYISLGYFKQKTKAGEVGSSTMPHKVNPIDFENSEGNLGLANAILRHLAEKLPISRLQRDLTDSTVLRNMGVAFGHVVLAYDSTLRGLAKLEANPQRLEEDLDACWEVLAEAVQTVMRRYGVPNPYEQLKELTRGKGIEPEALRRFIDGLAIPDAEKARLEMMTPASYLGLAAALAKRI
- a CDS encoding DUF2322 family protein, which produces MAFADNLKQLPKVSHLAALQLFDRQGNLVATIENKPGQSGSLAVYNHLAQLFGAITPEAAKKGLELYAEHAEEARAHPGKHPNIDRLLTLVTEGGLLRVKQVFATGE
- a CDS encoding c-type cytochrome, which gives rise to MKMKTLVTGMALAAIAASATAQVVGKMEDQIRWRQSAYHTMAWSMARIKANLEGTFNKEQVVEAANVIQAIANSKMGALYQPGSDKGKGWKETRLKSEFFGSPELGKIAQNFGQQANEMAKVAATGDAAAIKAQFGKLGEACKACHDKFRKEE
- a CDS encoding cytochrome b/b6 domain-containing protein, giving the protein MRTYVWDLPTRLFHWLLVICVVAAFVTVKIGGNLMVWHGRLGLAILGLITFRIVWGFVGSTYARFATFVRGPAAIRAYLAGKWQGLGHNPLGALSVLALLGCLALQAGTGLFANDDIAFEGYLYPLVGSALSTRLTGIHQLLEKGLLLLVTLHVGAIAFYARVKQQNLVKPMLTGWAEGQSGESARGGGPIVFLVAVLIALAVVWAASGVWLPMPATPPAGQAAPDF
- the secF gene encoding protein translocase subunit SecF, with protein sequence MEFFRIKKDIPFMRHALVFNIISMITFVLAVFFLATKGLHLSIEFTGGTLVEVGYAQPPDLDKIRKQLEVDGFGDPQVINFGSARDVLIRVPLKAGEETAKVSERVHASLQAVGGEPTIKRVEFVGPQVGKELAEDGAMALMLVVIGIVVYLAFRFEWRFAVSAIIANLHDVVIILGFFAFFQWEFSLPVLAAVLAVLGYSVNESVVVFDRVRETFKKKRGMTTPEVINHAITSTISRTIITHGSTQMMVTSMLIFGGPALHYFALALTIGILFGIYSSVLVASPLVMWLGVTREQFVKPKKEKPAGMTEDGACV
- the secD gene encoding protein translocase subunit SecD, translated to MNRYPLWKNALVVIALLFGLLYTLPNFYGEVPAVQVSSVKATIKVDQKLQGRIEEILAAAGIQPTGVFADPHSIRVRLKDTETQLKAKDALEKTLNPDPADSSYSVALNLLSASPDWLTAIHALPMYLGLDLRGGVHFLLQVDMKGAITKRLDSLGADLRTLLRDKSIRHGGIAREGNQLVIRFRDAETRDKARAVIADNQPDLDIIDAQDGADFKLVASLKPAAQKRIQEFAIKQNITTLSNRINELGVAEPVIQQQGADRIVVQLPGVQDTAKAKDILGRTATLEIRMVDDEASANPAIMELAAKGQPPAGTDYYIERGGRGLLVKKQVVLTGDRLTDAQAGFDSQTHEPAVHLTLDAAGARIFKDVTRENVGKRMAILLIEKGKGEVVTAPVIRSEIGGGRVQISGRMTTTEASDVALLLRAGSLAAPMEIIEERTIGPSLGADNIAKGMHSTLWGFLAIAAFMIAYYHLLGLVSVIALTANLLFLVALLSLLQATLTLPGIAAVALTLGMAIDANVLINERIREELRNGVTPHAAIAAGYERAWGTILDSNITTLIAGVALLIFGSGPVRGFAVVHCLGILTSIFSSVVVSRALVNWIYGGRRKLDSISIGQVWQPGIETK
- the yajC gene encoding preprotein translocase subunit YajC; translated protein: MLISNAHAQAAQGAAQDPTGGLMGLAPIILMFIVLWFLMIRPQMKKAKEHQKLISELAKGDEVVTQGGIVGKITKVGENYVAIEVASLKDAPVEVQIQKQAVAALLPKGTLKSL